The nucleotide window GCGCAGAAGTTCGGCGAAATGTTTGTCGAGCGGGGTCACCCCGGCCCGGGCGTCGATCATGAACAGGGAGAAATCGGCTTCGGCGATGGCTTTTTCAGTCTGCTGCCACATGCGGGCGGACAGGCTGGCTTCCTTGCCTTCCTCAAGCCCGGCGGTATCAATGATCTTGAATTTATAATGGCCGAGTGAGCCCATGGCTTCCCGGCGGTCGCGGGTCACCCCCGGCGTATCGTCGACAATAGCCAGCCGTTTACCAACCAGACGGTTGAACAAGGTGGATTTTCCGACATTCGGCCGGCCGATGATGGCGATAGTGAGGCCCATTTTTCTGTACCTGTAAAAGAAACTGGCCCGCTTTTACCAAAACGGGCCAAAGAATCAATCTGATTATGACATAACTTAGCGGTAAGCGACTATTTCGCCGTCCTTTGTCATGAAATAGAGTGTGCCGTTGGCAATAATCGGTCCCATTTCCGCGTCATCCGGCAAATCCATGCCGCTGAGCACGTCCCCGGTATAGGGTGACAGGGAAACCGCATAACCGTGGGACGAGGTGACCAGAAGGCGGTCACCGGCCAGCAACGGTCCGGCCCAATGTACCGGCTCGTCCCGGTCGTTGGGGTCTTTATAACGTTCGAGCTGGGTAATCCAGCGCACTTTGCCTTCACGGCGGGTGACACAGACAACCTGGCCTTCGGGTGTCACCACAAAGATGAAGTCACCGGCCACCCAGGGGGTATATTGTGAGCCTACATTCTGTTCCCAGATGCGGGTCCCGGTGCGCAAGTCAATGGCGACCATCCGGCCGGAGTGGCTGACGGCATAAACCTTGTTATCATAGATCACCGGCTCACCATCCACATCACGCAGGCTGGCCATGGCGGTAAGCCTGCCCTGACGGGAAAGGGTATCCGACCACAGCGTGCGGCCATTTTCCACCCGCATGGCGTAAACTTCGCCGGAACTATAGGCGGAAATCACCGTATTGCCGGTCACCGCCGGGCTTGCCGCACCGGACAGGCCGGCATTCTCGGAGATCCCGATTTCATTCCACAGAATTTCGCCGGTATTGGCATCCAGGGCATAGGTCTGGTTGTCATGGGTCAGGGCAAATAACCGTCCGTCCGCATAGGTTGGCGCGCCACGCATGGGAACGCCGGTCTTCGCCTGCCATTTCACAGTACCGTTGGCCGGATCAAGGGCCGCAATATGGCCGTAGCCGTTTGTCACAAAAAGCGAACCGCTGCCGTAAGCCACACCGCCGCCATAGGCATTCCTGGTGGTTTCACCCTTTTCCCTGAATTCCTGATCCCACAGTTTCTTCCCGGTTTCCGCATTAAAAGCCGTCACTTTGGACACGGCATCAACCATGAACAGTTTGCCGTCCGCAATCACCGGCATACCGCCGAGGGCGCGCCTGCCGTTTGACCCTTCGCCGATATCCGTCGACCAGATCTTTACCGGACGGTCAGACAGGGCCGGATGACCGACATAATGTTTCGGATTCTGCCCGGCCTGGGGCCAGTCGGCATTTACGGTCGGGGCCGGCAGGGTAATCTGGTAGCTCGCCACCTGGCTGTCGATCTTGAGGTTCTGCTCAAAGGTCAGAACAGGAATTCGCTCGCCTTCCAGCCGGTTTTTGTCTTTCTTGCCGGAATCACTGCAGGCCGCAAGACCCGCAAACACCAGAACCACACATGATACACGAACTGCCGTACGGCCTAGAATGCTGTTGGTTGCCATAAAATATCCCATTATCTGCCTTATTCAATGACTGTTATAAGCTGGTCAGCCCGGAATTTCACCTGTTCCGGTGTTTCCAGGTCTTCACTGAGGTCACGCAGAAGTCCGCGGGCCTTTTCGATATCGCCGTTCTGGATCGCTGACATGGCCAGCAGTTCCCGGGCCAGATAGCGCATTTGATTGCCCCGCTCCAGCAACGGTTCAAGACGGGCAGTGGTTTCCTCGTAGGTGGCCTCGTCCATCAGGATGGTCGCCGCCTGCAGGCTGGCAAGGTCGCGGTAAAAATCACCGATGTCGGTGTTTTTCGACATTTTATCCAGCACCCCGACGGCCAGAGACTTGTCCCCGTTCTGCAGATGCAGTTCCGCCTGTTTCATGGCAGAAAGGATTTCATAACCGGGCACGTCCTTGTCGGAAAGCGCCGACAGCACGGCCATCGCCTGCTGCTGGTTGCCGGATTCAATATTTTCCAGGGCGGCAGCATATTGACTGGCCACGTCCAGATATTTGCTCTCTGTGTATTTTTTATATCCCTGTGTTGCCGCGACAAAAAGGACAATCGCGACGGCGACAGCAATGACATATTTACCGTATTTTTTCCAAAGGCTGGCAAGCTGGTGGTGACGTAGATCTTCGTCTACTTCCCGAATAAATTCCTCAGACAATCAGGCTCTCCTGTTCCAAATAAATTGGACTAAATATTTAATCAGCGGACAAGATAGCCCGCCTTTCCCCATAAGGCAACGCGCAATAGAAAACAGCATGAAAAAGTGTCAGGAATTCGACGTCACTTTTCAGGTTTCATGGCATAGGTATGTTCTGTGGCCGGGAACGTCCGTGATTTGACGTCCTCGGCATATTTTCCAACAGCCTCGTCAATCATTTTACCCATTTCCGCATAACGCTTGACGAACTTGGGATTACCCGGGAACAGGCCGAGCATATCTTCGGTTACCAGGATCTGGCCGTCGCAATATTTGCCGGCGCCGATGCCGATGGTCGGGATATCCAGTTCCTCGGTGATTTTTTTCGCCAGCGGCTCGGTAACCCCTTCCAGCACAACGGCAAAGGCGCCGGCTTCCTGCACGGCAAAGGCATCGTCGAGGATCGGGCCCCAGCTTTCTTCCGTCCTTCCTTGCGCGATATAGCCGCCCATCACATTCACCGCCTGGGGTTTCAGGCCGATATGGGCCAGAACCGCTACCTTGCGGTCGGTCAGATACTGAATGGTTTCGGCCATCTCCACACCGCCTTCAAGCTTGACGGCGGCGCAACCTGTTTCCTTGATCGCATGCGCCGCGTTATGAAAGGCTGCTTCCGGGCTTTCCTCATAGGACCCGAAGGGCAGATCCAGGATCACCATGGCATTGGTCGAGCCGCGCATCACCGCCTTGGTATGCTCGATCATAATGTCCAGGGTCATGCCTGTAGTGCTTTCAAAGCCGTAAAGCACCATATCGAGGCTGTCACCGACCAGCAGGAAATCCACGTGATCATCCAGCCAGTTAGCCATCGGCGCCGTATAGGCAGTCAGGGAAACAATGGGACGATCCCCCTTCAGCTTGGCAATATCCCTTACGGTTTTGCGTTTTGCTTTATGATCTGCATACATGGTCTTCTCCTCGGCATATCACTCATGTCGCAATTATTATTTTACAGGAAATGTTTCTAGCATTCTTTGAGCAGGCGCACAAAAGATTATTCAGGAGCAGTGAGGGCAAAATCAGTCTTGTAAAGAAGCTTCCGGGTCAATAAAGCAAGCGAGCATATCTGCCTGCCATCCTGATCAAAATTTTCTGGCGCCAGATAGGCCTGAAATGCATTTTCCAGTTCCGGCCATTCCTTGTCGATAACGGCAAACCATGCAGTATCCCGGTTCCGCCCCTTGCTCACCAGAGCCTGACGGAAGATGCCTTCATAGGAAAAGCCGAGCCTCTGTGCCGCCCTACGGGACGCCAGGTTGAGGGAATTACATTTCCATTCATAACGACGGTAGCCGGCTTCAAAGGCCCATTTCATCATAAGGAACATGGCCTCGGTAGCGGCGACGGTTTTCTGAAGCTTTGGGGAAAAGCAGAGATGCCCCACTTCCAATGAGCCGGCCCGGGGTGTGATGCGCATGAAACTCGCCACACCGCAAAACTCGCCGCTATCTTTTCTCTGGATGGCGAGGCAAAAGGGGTCTGATTTGCCCTCCATGGATTTCACCCATTTAAGATAGTCATCCAAAGAGGCAAATGGCCCATATGCCAGGTAATCCCAAATCCCGCCCTCTCTATCCAGGCTATTCGCCTGAAAGAGCTGTTCTGCGTGTATTTCGGCAGAAAGTGGCTGAAGGGAGACATATTCTCCCTCCAGTTTCAGATTACTGGATGGCGCAGGAGGAGGTGACCAGTTCTCGACAGGTTCCCCCAGCTTCCTATTCTCATCAGTCATTATTCCCACTCGATGGTTCCCGGAGGCTTGGAGGTAATGTCATAGACAACCCGGTTGATGCCCCTGACCTCGTTGATGATCCGGGTGGAAACCCGGGACAGGAACTCGTGATCGAAATGATAATAGTCCGCCGTCATGCCGTCGGTCGAGGTTACCGCCCGCAGCGCGCAGACATATTCATACGTCCGCTCATCTCCCATCACACCAACGGTTCGCACCGGCAAAAGCACGGCAAAGGCCTGCCAGATGGCATCATAGAGCCCCGCATTACGAATTTCCTGCAGGTAAATACTGTCTGCCTTGCGCAGGATGTCGCATTTTTCCTCTGTAATGTCGCCGGGAATTCGGATCGCAAGACCCGGACCCGGGAACGGATGACGACCAATGAAGCTGTCCGGCAGCCCGAGTTCGCGGCCGAGAACGCGGACTTCATCCTTGAACAGCTCACGCAGCGGCTCGACCAGCGCCATATTCATGCGCTCCGGCAGGCCGCCAACATTATGGTGTGATTTAATAGTTACGCTCGGGCCGCCGGTGAAGGATACGCTTTCAATCACGTCGGGATAGAGCGTCCCCTGGGCCAGGAAATCGGCGCCGCCAATTTTTCTGGCCTCTTCCTCGAACACATCGATGAACAGGCCGCCGATAATCTTGCGTTTCTTTTCCGGATCACTCACCCCATCCAGCTTGCCGAGGAACATATCGCTGGCATCCTTGTGAATGAGGTGAATATTATAATGATCCCGGAACAGGGTCACCACTTCATCGGCTTCGTTGGCGCGCATCAGGCCATGATCGACAAACACACAGGTCAGCTGGTCGCCAATGGCTTCATGAAGAAGGACGGCTACAACGGAACTGTCCACACCGCCGGACAGGCCGCAGATGACCCGGCCGCTGCCGACCTGGGCACGTACGGTTTCAATGGCAGTTTCCTTAAAGGAAGCCATAGTCCAGTCACCGGCACAGCCGCAGATGTTATGAACAAAGTTGGACAGCAGCTTCGCCCCATCTGGCGTATGAACCACTTCCGGATGGAACTGAACCGCGTAAAAACGCTTTTCTTCATTGGCAATGGCCGCATAAGGGGCATTGTCGCTGACACCGATCACATGGAAGCCTTCCGGCAGGGCCACCACCCGGTCGCCGTGGCTCATCCAGACCTGGTGTTTTTCACCTTTGTTCCAGACGCCGTCAAACAGCTTGCAGTCTTCGATGATATCAAGGAAAGCGCGGCCGAATTCCCGTTCGTCGGAGCTTTCCACCTTACCGCCAAGCTGCTCGCACATGGTCTGCTCACCGTAGCAGATACCAAGAACAGGCAGTCCCATGGTAAAGACCTTTTCCGGGGCTCTTGGCGTATCAATGCCGGTCACACTGTTTGGACCGCCGGACAGGATAATACCGGCCGGATCAAAGTCCTCCAGCGCCTCTTCCGCCTTGTTGAACGGGACGATTTCCGAATAAACGCCACTTTCCCGAACCCGGCGGGCAATCAGCTGGGTCACCTGGGAGCCAAAATCAATGATTAGAATACGGTCTGTCATGGACGAAAAATACCCTTTGTTCCATGGCTTGTCCAGCCGATTGTCCTGCCCCTGACCGGGGCTTCAGGCGACTGTTCAAGCCCTCCTTTCCAGTATGGCGACGAAGAAACCGTCGCAACCATGTTTGTGCGGGGCAAGCTGCAGCGTCCCGGGCAAGCGGGACAGGGACTGCGGGCATTCCCCCCTGATAAAATCCTTGTAATCGCGCAGCCCTGCCTCGGGCGCGGCCTTCAAAAACGCTTCAATCTGCCGTTCATTTTCCTCGGGGAATAATGAACAGGTCATATAGATCAGCCGGCCGCCCTTTTTCACATAGGGCCAGACCTCGGCCAGCAGTTCCTTCTGTGTTCTCACATATTCGGCAAGCTGGTCTTCGTTAAGACGCCATTTGCTTTCAGGGTTGCGCCGCCAGGTGCCGGATCCGCTGCAGGGAACATCAAGGAGAAGCCGGTCTATCCGGCCGCCATGTTCTTCAAGCTGTTTTTCCCGTTTCGCTGCACTGTGACCCAGAAGTATAGTCTGGATGACATGGGCCCCGGCCCGTTTGGCCCGGGGTTTCAGATCATTGAGACGGCTCTTGCTGACATCAAGGGCATAAATCTGCCCCTTGTTCTGCATGAAGGCGGCGGCGGCCAGGGTCTTTCCCCCTGCCCCGGCACAATAATCCATCACCTGCTGCCCCGGCTGAATATCGGCAAGCTCAACGGCCAACTGGGCGGCTTCATCCTGAATTTCCACCAGCCCGTTTTTATAGATCGGCAGGTCCCGAAGCTGCACCTGGTCTTCCAGATTAAGGCAGGTCGTAGCCCATTGCCCTTCCGTGCAGGAAATTTCTTTCTCCTGAAGGGTTTTCGCAACCTCGGCCTTAGTGCCTTTCTGGAAGTTCACCCGCACACCCACTGGCGCACGTTCGTTCAATGACGTCATGGCGTCGGCAAGGCCGTCGCCAAAGCGGTCCTCAAGGGTTTTTTCCATCCAGTCCGGATACAGCACGTCTTCGAAAGGCGTGGCGGAGATCTTTTCGAGAAACGCCTCTTCGTCCACAGACAGGGCATCCGGCCCGTGGGTCTGGCCGGAAAACAGGTTCCGGACGTCCGTCTCCTCCTGGGACTGAATATACAGAAGCCCGGCGATGACCATCCTGCGGGAGGAAAATTCCCCTACACTATTCAGCAGTCCACCCCAGTGACGGATGATCTGGTAATATAGCCCTGATATGGCCCGCCGGTCTTTTGACCCGGCATAGCGGCGGCCCTGAAAATACTGGCGCAGAATGACGTCCGCTGACGCACCGCCTTCGGAAAAACTGTGCGCGAGCCGGTCAAGAAGTTCGACAACCGACTGAATTCTTGCTGCGTCAATCATATATGTCCCGATCTATTGGGCCCAGATTACTGGGAAGGATAGTTTGGAGATTCCCGCGTGATGGTCACGTCATGTACATGACTTTCCCTAAGTCCCGCATTGGAAATCTTCACGAATGTGGCCCGCTTGTGCAGGTCCGGCACCGTGGCGCTGCCCGTATAGCCCATCGCTGCCCGAAGACCGCCGACAAGCTGGTGAATCATCGCGCCGACCGGACCCTTGAACGGCACCTGTCCCTCAATACCTTCCGGTACAAGTTTCAGGTTATCCTGGACTTCCTGCTGGAAATAACGGTCTGCGGAGCCCCGCGCCATGGCGCCAAGGGATCCCATGCCGCGATAGGACTTGTAAGAACGTCCCTTATAAAGGAATACCTCACCGGGGGATTCCTCGGTACCGGCCAGAAGCGAGCCGATCATGACCGTGTTGGCGCCTGCGGCAATGGCCTTGGCGATGTCGCCGGAAGTTTTC belongs to Emcibacter sp. and includes:
- a CDS encoding PQQ-binding-like beta-propeller repeat protein, with product MATNSILGRTAVRVSCVVLVFAGLAACSDSGKKDKNRLEGERIPVLTFEQNLKIDSQVASYQITLPAPTVNADWPQAGQNPKHYVGHPALSDRPVKIWSTDIGEGSNGRRALGGMPVIADGKLFMVDAVSKVTAFNAETGKKLWDQEFREKGETTRNAYGGGVAYGSGSLFVTNGYGHIAALDPANGTVKWQAKTGVPMRGAPTYADGRLFALTHDNQTYALDANTGEILWNEIGISENAGLSGAASPAVTGNTVISAYSSGEVYAMRVENGRTLWSDTLSRQGRLTAMASLRDVDGEPVIYDNKVYAVSHSGRMVAIDLRTGTRIWEQNVGSQYTPWVAGDFIFVVTPEGQVVCVTRREGKVRWITQLERYKDPNDRDEPVHWAGPLLAGDRLLVTSSHGYAVSLSPYTGDVLSGMDLPDDAEMGPIIANGTLYFMTKDGEIVAYR
- a CDS encoding tetratricopeptide repeat protein, with the protein product MSEEFIREVDEDLRHHQLASLWKKYGKYVIAVAVAIVLFVAATQGYKKYTESKYLDVASQYAAALENIESGNQQQAMAVLSALSDKDVPGYEILSAMKQAELHLQNGDKSLAVGVLDKMSKNTDIGDFYRDLASLQAATILMDEATYEETTARLEPLLERGNQMRYLARELLAMSAIQNGDIEKARGLLRDLSEDLETPEQVKFRADQLITVIE
- the panB gene encoding 3-methyl-2-oxobutanoate hydroxymethyltransferase gives rise to the protein MYADHKAKRKTVRDIAKLKGDRPIVSLTAYTAPMANWLDDHVDFLLVGDSLDMVLYGFESTTGMTLDIMIEHTKAVMRGSTNAMVILDLPFGSYEESPEAAFHNAAHAIKETGCAAVKLEGGVEMAETIQYLTDRKVAVLAHIGLKPQAVNVMGGYIAQGRTEESWGPILDDAFAVQEAGAFAVVLEGVTEPLAKKITEELDIPTIGIGAGKYCDGQILVTEDMLGLFPGNPKFVKRYAEMGKMIDEAVGKYAEDVKSRTFPATEHTYAMKPEK
- a CDS encoding GNAT family protein, with the translated sequence MTDENRKLGEPVENWSPPPAPSSNLKLEGEYVSLQPLSAEIHAEQLFQANSLDREGGIWDYLAYGPFASLDDYLKWVKSMEGKSDPFCLAIQRKDSGEFCGVASFMRITPRAGSLEVGHLCFSPKLQKTVAATEAMFLMMKWAFEAGYRRYEWKCNSLNLASRRAAQRLGFSYEGIFRQALVSKGRNRDTAWFAVIDKEWPELENAFQAYLAPENFDQDGRQICSLALLTRKLLYKTDFALTAPE
- the guaA gene encoding glutamine-hydrolyzing GMP synthase; protein product: MTDRILIIDFGSQVTQLIARRVRESGVYSEIVPFNKAEEALEDFDPAGIILSGGPNSVTGIDTPRAPEKVFTMGLPVLGICYGEQTMCEQLGGKVESSDEREFGRAFLDIIEDCKLFDGVWNKGEKHQVWMSHGDRVVALPEGFHVIGVSDNAPYAAIANEEKRFYAVQFHPEVVHTPDGAKLLSNFVHNICGCAGDWTMASFKETAIETVRAQVGSGRVICGLSGGVDSSVVAVLLHEAIGDQLTCVFVDHGLMRANEADEVVTLFRDHYNIHLIHKDASDMFLGKLDGVSDPEKKRKIIGGLFIDVFEEEARKIGGADFLAQGTLYPDVIESVSFTGGPSVTIKSHHNVGGLPERMNMALVEPLRELFKDEVRVLGRELGLPDSFIGRHPFPGPGLAIRIPGDITEEKCDILRKADSIYLQEIRNAGLYDAIWQAFAVLLPVRTVGVMGDERTYEYVCALRAVTSTDGMTADYYHFDHEFLSRVSTRIINEVRGINRVVYDITSKPPGTIEWE
- a CDS encoding RsmB/NOP family class I SAM-dependent RNA methyltransferase, which encodes MIDAARIQSVVELLDRLAHSFSEGGASADVILRQYFQGRRYAGSKDRRAISGLYYQIIRHWGGLLNSVGEFSSRRMVIAGLLYIQSQEETDVRNLFSGQTHGPDALSVDEEAFLEKISATPFEDVLYPDWMEKTLEDRFGDGLADAMTSLNERAPVGVRVNFQKGTKAEVAKTLQEKEISCTEGQWATTCLNLEDQVQLRDLPIYKNGLVEIQDEAAQLAVELADIQPGQQVMDYCAGAGGKTLAAAAFMQNKGQIYALDVSKSRLNDLKPRAKRAGAHVIQTILLGHSAAKREKQLEEHGGRIDRLLLDVPCSGSGTWRRNPESKWRLNEDQLAEYVRTQKELLAEVWPYVKKGGRLIYMTCSLFPEENERQIEAFLKAAPEAGLRDYKDFIRGECPQSLSRLPGTLQLAPHKHGCDGFFVAILERRA